Sequence from the Torulaspora globosa chromosome 4, complete sequence genome:
GACTTGCTTGTGTTTTGCAGATAATCGATAGCTTCGTGTTTCAACGAAGCGTCAGTGGttctcagcttcaagatatacAGCAGAGTCGTGTCGTCCTTCTCTTGACCATAGCGCAAACCGTGGATGATAGGAAACGAAAGCTTCCCCTCGGATATATCCTCCGCCAGGCCTTTGTTGGCAATCATCTGCTTGTCGAGCAAGTTTTTATAGTCATCTCTTACCTGGTATATGATCCCAAGCAAATTGCTCAGCGGGACAAGAGAAAACGGTAGCGGTGCCGCGGTCAGCCTCTCCAATATTCTCACCGTTAGCCTAAAAAGACCGCCAGTTTTATTCATGACCATGTTGAAGTACATTTGGTCATCCGGAATGATCTTGGGCAGGCTATCCCTCCAGTAAATGTCGAGGCCCTGGCCTCTATGCAAGTTTATCATCTCTTCGTTAAAGATCACCATCAAATCCCTCAGCAGTACATTGTCATCCCTGGCGATGTCCTGTAGGATCTCCATAGCACCGAAATACATGTAGTTTGCCGTATTGATAGTCATCGGTGTGCCAAATATCAGATGTGACGCGGTCAAACCGCGTCTAATCTGCGAATTATCCTCAATATCGTCAATAAGAAGACTCGCATTATGCAAAATGTCCACCAGCCTCGTCACCAGCTCGATCTTGCCCTCTGGAATGCCATATATCATGTTGAACACGCCGATCAGCTTAGACCTAAAATTCTTGCCTGGTTTTGAAGCAATGTGATCGTAAGGTTGCAACAACGCCTTTTGACTAGCCTCATCCCAGGCCGGAGGAACCGAAACCAGCTTCTTAACCACTTCCATCGCCACCCATCTATTGTGTCTTGTACTGCCAAGCCAGTAGTCAAGGCCTTTTTCTTAGGCGAAGGGCAATGATTTTGCACTTTGACCATCACTATCTAACTTTGATGGCAACGGGCATGAAGCAGCTCCTCAAGTCCTCATGGATGCCGTATTGCTGAACATAATTGGCAGTGTTCCGCTGGTGACCAAGATCTGGGCGATCGGATGCATCAGTCTTTCGCTGTTGACGACTACCAACGTTCTCGACCCAGCAAAGACGATCTACAGTTTTGACcttgtcttcaagaagggcCACTATGAGAGGATTGTTTACTCGCTATTCGACTATGGCCAGTTTGACTGGGCTTCgatcttcaacatcttcaTGAACATCAACCATCTGACGGTACTGGAGAACTCGTTTGCGTTGAAAAGGCGCTACTGCTGGATAGTTACTCTGATGCTGGTCAGCATCATCGCGATTAGCAGTCTGGAGCAGCCGATTCCGTCGCTGGGCATCATACTGCATGAGAACCTGGTGTACTATCAGATCCGCAAGAACGGGGACGACTTGCAGTTCAGACTTCTCGGCGTGTTCGAGGTCTCGCCTCTGATGGTCCGATTCTACGTCGATGTGATGATGCTCGTTGTGTTCAGGAGGAGCTGGCTGCAGGTCTGCATGAACTTCATTCCGGGACACTTGTTGTACTATATGGACGAGACGGTGCACGATATATACGGGATCGATCTATGCAAGACACCCTACGACTGGTGGCTGGACAGCAGACGGCAATCTGCTAGGTGAGCAGAGGCACTTTGGAAAACTTGGCTTGCTTGCCGTCCCTTTTCTTGGGCTTGGACGGCCATTTCCTGAACGTGTCTCTCCCTATCAAGAGCGGTTTCTCCAGCTTACGGCTGATCGACTGGATCTCCAACCTGGACGGGCACCCGCTGTTCTGCAGGCTGTCGGAGATGTCTCTGATGTCGATACTGTACATTTGTGCGATTTTGCGGATCGAATTTGCGTCATCGCCCACCAGACAGGGCGGTGGCAGACGTTCTGTGTACGAGGCCGCTCTTTCAGTCGAGATCTCATCTATGAGGAAGCTCAAATCGTTTGAAATTTCCCTGTAGATTCGCAGATCATCTGGTAACTTGAGCATTCGACACTCTTCAGAGGGACCCAGCAGTTTCGGTACTTTCAAATCATCATAGTATAGTTTTTCCTGCAGTTTAACTAGTCTTTCCAGATCGTTTTTGGCATCGCGATAGAACGAAACGTCTCGCGAGCAGTCCCGGCCCTCCCTGCCGTTGCAGAAACGGGGCCTCTGCAACGCTCTTAACTCGCAGACCTTTGCCATGGGCCGCGACGCTGCCACGGGTGCCGGTTTGCTGGCTCTAGCCTTCGGCTTATAGACAACTCTCTTGCGTTTCCTCAGTTCCATCAATTCCCAGCAGCGGCTGCAGCCCCGGTTCACCCAAAATCCCGCCTTCGACGAGCTCTCTGTCTCTTGTCTTCACCAGCAAGTGTACGTGTGAAATTTTTCTAATGCTCTGTAGCGATGAGTAGTTAACAAACCAACAGTAATCGGCCTTCGAGACCTGCAAGCGCTCCTCCAGGTTgaatctgaagaactcGTCAATGCGATTGCGAGTCTCAGGATCCTGTCCCGCCCCGTTCGAGTCGTCTCCATAGAGAGGCAGACCTATCTTGGACCAAACCAGCAGGTGATGAACGTCCGGCTCAAAATCGTACGGGAAGTCGTTCCTGGTCACGCTGTAAAGACTCCTACTCGAGAAACAGGCCTCGATCTTCTGCTCTCTTGTCTTGTATCTGTCGCTATTCAAGAACTCGATCTCTTCGCTCGACCACTGCAGCTTCCGCAGTACATACGTAGAGAGATCGACTTTGCCAAGAGATCTCCTGTGCTCCCGATAGCGTCGGGCGCACTCGTCGTCCCTGTGCAACCGGTCCAGCTGCCCGCTGGCGATCAGCTGCTTGATTTGGTCCCAATCCATGCTGCTCGTCTGTCGTCTCTACCGAGTAGAACAAACGTCAGCGTTATAACTGCTACATAAACGAAATAAATAGACAAATAAATAGTGAAAGTCGAGCAATCGCGAGATTAAAACCAGCAAAATCTCCTATCCGCGACGATATCTCAGATCAGCCTCGAGAAAATGCATCTTGGgttgcttcttcctttATAAATGGTGGAATGCGACTCGTTCAGCACCTTTTGCGTCATATGAGCTGGCAGCAGGAAGGGCAGCGTCATCCCGAGCGTCAGATAGGAAACATACAGCAGCGAAAGTCTTGTGTTTGCAGCCATCCTGGACTGTCTTGAGCGATTGATGGCTAGCAATTGGGCCGCTATCGCGAGCGTAGTATCAGTAGTATATATATACGGCTGCTTCCTTCTCCGGATCGGCTGggaagacttgaagaatgcgGTGTCGACGGAAGGGTACCTTTAGAATATGATCACCAGGAAGGTAACCATAAGATAAGCAAGCTGGTGTACTAGATGGGGCCATCGGCCATCGCTGTCGCTCCGTTTTATCAATAAGAGGTTTAAGCTCGGAATCATGCCATTATTTTTTTTATACGACGAGTCTATTCATTCGTTTAGCAGACCACTACGCCCATCCGCGCACAAGAGGCCGGATTCTAGAGGCGTTGGGGGCTCATTCGAATAGCAGCTGGCTGCTGAGATGTCGGTGGGTCGCCATCCTGGTTCGCCCTCCTGGCGACAGCGAGCCTGGCCCGGAGCAGACGGCCGGGGATCGCTGTGGCAACTGCAGATCGCCAGCGGGACCTCGGCTCGAGCAATTGAGCCTGGAGAGCGCCTGGGCAGTGTGCTGCGAGTCGAATCTTGAAGTGCTGGCTTATGAAGTTTTTCGTACGATGTGACTCGGGTAACAGTATGGTATGGTAAACAAAGCTGGGACGGCTGTTTGGAGAGCTCATTGACGTTGGAAAGAGAGGCCAAGGTGGTCAGGAGCGGTGATTGTAGGGAGTATGAGTGCTGCGTTGCCTTCTATCCAGCTGGCGGTGGACTACGGTGTGCTTTCGACGGAGATCGCAGACTTTTTGCAGCATTACAAGCAAGAGAGTGCGGTGCGGGAAGATGGAGATGGCGAGGCCGTTGGGGAGGGACCAAAGTACATTGGAATGTTGCAGAGGGTGGCCAACAGGGAGCTGGATACGGTTTTTATAGAGCTGGACGATATTTTCGAGTACCAGCAGAGGAAGTTTGCCGAGGGGAGTGCAGGGCGCTCTGGCGGGGCAGATCTGGTGGCGGTCATCGAGGAAAACACGAGCCACATGGTCGAGCTGTTCTGTCGGGGCATAGATAAGCTGATGCCGCTGCCTAAGAAGGAGATCGACTACAAGGACGATGTGCTGGACGTGATCTTGAGTCAGAGAAGACTGAGGAACGAGAGAATGGTGTCAGAGAGGACGAACGAGATCAGGAACGAGAACTTTGTCGATGGAAGTTCGGTTCCGTCGTCTAATTCGGAGGCTCTGCGGGAGCTCGTGGAAGAGGAGGCGGAGTTGTTTCCGGCAAAGTTGACCAGAAGGTATCATCTGTACTTCAAGCCGCTGTCGTCGCGGTTCGCGCATCACAAGAAAGATGTATTGTCGAGTTCGACGCCGCTGTCGGTGAGGCAGGTCAAAGGAGACTATTTGGGGCGTCTGATTACGGTGAAAGGGATCGTCACAAGGGTGTCCGATGTGAAGCCGGCGGTGCTGGTTGTCGCATATACGTGCGACCAGTGTGGTTACGAAGTGTTCCAGGAGGTGCATTCTAGGACGTTCACCCCGCTTGTCGACTGTACTTCGAAGGAATGCTCGCAGAATCAAACCAAGGGCCAGCTGTTTATGACCACAAGGGCCTCTAAGTTCAGTGCGTTCCAGGATTGTAGAATTCAGGAGCTTTCACAGCAGGTGCCGATGGGTCACATTCCAAGATCGCTCCCGATTCATATTGACGGTCCGCTCGTAAGATCAGTTTTGCCTGGGGATATCGTGGATATTACTGGGATCTTTCTGCCGGCTCCCTACACAGGTTTCAAGGCGCTGAAGGCAGGTTTGCTGACGGAAACTTATCTTGAAGCACAGTATATTCATCAGCATAAGAAGAAATTTGCCTCCTTCGATCTGTCATATGGCGTTCAAGACCGCATAGCGCAGTTGATCTCGGAAGGCGACGTTTATGAGAGGATGGCCAAGTCTATCGCACCTGAAATCTACGGCCATCTCGATGTAAAGAAAtcgctgctgttgctgctggtTGGGGGTGTGGAGAAAAGAGTCGGTGATGGGATGGAAATTAGAGGTGACATTAACGTTTGTCTCATGGGAGATCCCGGTGTCGCTAAATCGCAACTACTGAAAGCCATCGTCAAAATCTCCCCGAGAGGCGTTTACACCACGGGTAAGGGTTCCTCTGGTGTTGGTTTGACCGCAGCAGTAATGAAAGACCCAGTCACCGACGAAATGATTCTAGAAGGTGGTGCGTTGGTCTTGGCCGATAATGGTATTTGTTGCATTGATGAATTCGACAAAATGGATGAAAGTGATAGAACAGTGATTCACGAAGTCATGGAGCAGCAAACAATTTCCATTTCCAAGGCTGGTATTAATACTACTTTGAATGCGAGAACTTCAATACTGGCTGCAGCAAATCCGCTGTATGGTCGGTATAACCCAAGGCTTTCGCCTTTAGAAAACATCAACTTGCCAGCTGCGTTGTTGTCCCGATTTGATGTGCTCTTCCTTTTGCTAGATATGCCTAACAGAgaacaagatgaaaagCTGGCAGAACACGTTGCATATGTGCATATGCACAATAAACAGCCTGATCTGGACTTTACTCCAATAGAACCTGCTAGAATGCGAGAGTATATTGCCATGGCAAAGACTAAAAGACCTGTCATGAGCGAAAGTGTTAATAAACATTTGGTTCAGGCTTATGTTCGACTAAGGCAGGACTCGAAAAGGGAGTTGGATTCAAAATTTTCGTTCGGCCAGGCAACGCCGAGAACGTTACTAGGAATAATAAGATTGTCTCAAGCGCTGGCTAAACTAAGACTGGCAGACACtgttgagattgatgaCGTGGAGGAGGCTCTCAGATTGGTAAAAGTCTCCAAGGAATCACTTTATCGGGACAACAGGCGTAGGAACCAGGAAGAGGAGAATCCAACCAcaaagattttcaataTAATTAAGAAGCTGGCTCAGGAATCGGGAAATGAGTTTAGACAAGCTCTGCCGTACGAGACAATCGTTAAAACCGTAAGATCTAGAGGCTTTACCATGGTACAACTGAATTCCTGTATTCAGGAATACAGCTACCTTAACGTTTGGCATTTGATTAACGACGGAACTCAGCTGAAGTTCGTTGACGACGGCTCCTTTGATGAGCCTTCACCAGAGCCTCCGAGAGTCGCCCAACCTGCATCGACAAACAATCAAACTGAGGTGAGAGCTGTTGAATCGGACTCAGAGATGCAAGACGCCTAGATAGATTTTTTTTATCTTGGGAAGACTTTATGTATGTGCATTACAATTTTGTTTTATCTGACACGATCTACCGATATCAGAACAAAATATAAAAATAAGAACCATAAGGAAACCTCACGTACAATCACCTAACATTACGAAACGGGATTGAGATGACCTTCCCTGTTATATCCTTGAAGCCAAGCTACAACTCTGTGATAAGAGGCTGTCCTGGGTTACCTGAAACGCTGCCGAGGGTGGAATGTGAGTTTAGAGTAAGGTCCAACGATGGCAAACCCTTTAAGATAGACAAGATAGAGGTTGCTTTGAAGTGCATAGAATCTCTGAATAACCAATCCCACCACTCATTTAGCTCAAAGCCGAAGATTGAGAAAACGACCGTTTTGTATAGGAAGACTATCAAGATGACAGAGAAGAGAATGCTGGGAATCGATATCCCTTTTACGATTGGCCTTCCTGATGACATAAAGGAGACGAATCTCAATAGCACTTTCGGTAGGACTGTCACGGTTTTAGAATGTTATGCCTATTATAATGGACTGGAAGAACCACAATCCTTTTCAAGAACCGTAAATGTCGAGAAGTATACCCTTCTACCAAGCAGCAGGCTCTTCCCAAGCATCGAGAGACGAGTGTACTCGCCAGACAAAAAATTTATTGTGAATTATACAGTCAGGAATCCCTGCGTCACTACTGATGATGTCCTCCATGTCGATTTTGAGTTGAAACCTAATGCAAAACTGACAAATGAAGGTTCAGCAATAGCCTCCACGCCTTCAATCTTCAATAAGAAAATGAAGACAAGGCTGAAACACGCTATGGTACACTTGAAGGAATACCTCGAGGTCTACGATGACGGCAGTGGCGTAAATACCGGCAGCGGAGGGGTCGGCAATGAAACCAGAGAGAACTTGTTGTGTGAGTCAGTACAACCGATCAATGAGCTAATAACTCGCAATGGGATAAAATGGTCCATGGACATCAAAGTCTTTACCAAAAGCAAGTATTTTGACGAGTTCGAGAGGTCATTGCAGGAACCGCCTTCTCTTCAGCGCTATGCCCAGAACAGTGTACGCACAGAGCAAGCGAGCAGCCCAAAGGTGACGACAGAACTTTTAAAGAATAAAGCTGGTTATGGCCGCGAAATACCGTTTCAATACCATACATCGATAACAACGACCCGAGGAAATCTCTACAGAATTTTGCATGGCATTACAGTGAAATTCAAGATAAGCAATGGGAAAAGCTTCCAGATTAATCAGTCGATCGACATTACACCGTGGGAAGCGGTACATCTCAACACCATCGAACAACTTATACTGCAAGAGCGAGAGACGGCCAGGTATGCGAACCAATTCTATCAGAATTACGGTGGACTAAAGCGAGTGCCGGCTTCGACAACGCTCAACAACATGAAGGGCCACAGGATCGAATACCCACCATTACCACCAGTGGTCTACCTCCATGACCATCAGACTCTCAAGAGCTTGGACATCGTCTACAACAGCAGTACCTTTACACGAATTCCCTTGATTGAATAAGACGACCATAGGAATGAACACTAAGCAGCATTTCGGCATGGTATTGGATCTGATGTCGAGCCATGAATGAGATTCCTTTGTTCGACCGGGATACTGGaccaaaagagaaagaactaGTAGAGACTCTATCTGAAATCTACTCGATAATAATAACGATTGATCAAGTTGAAAGACTGTACATCAAAGATGTTATTGGAGATGAGCAGCAATATACCAATCTAATCAACAAGCTCCTAGTGCGATATAAGACACTGATCGCTAACAATGAAAACGACCCTGAATTCAAGCGTATGTTTGGGTCCTCGATACATGAGTTCACAGACAAATACAATATAATTGCATCTAATGGTGTTATTAGACTAGAAAAGGGCATCCCTATGACGACCGAGCACAATGATGGTACATCTGGCAACGGCTCAAATTATAATGCTAAAAACGTGGCAGAGGCGACAGGGAATTTCATCACTATAATGGACGCATTGAAGCTAAACTACCGAACCAAGGACCAGCTACATCCCCTGCTGGCGGAACTGCTGCTTAGTATTAATCGAGTAGGGCCAGCACAGGGACCTGCGGCATCTGGAGACGACGAAGCCGCAGCCGGTTTCGAGAAAGATAAGAAAAAGCTAGTCGAGTGGATTGTTAAGATCAATAGGATGAAAATCGATCAAGAATTGgacgatcaagaagcaaaggaGCTGCTATTTGACCTTGATGTTGCGTACAAAAATTTTTATTCACTACTGAACTGAGTCCGCGCCAGAAAGACCTGCAGTAGCGCAGCGGATGTGAGGGAAGTGAGATGCCGGCGGAGGCAAATAGCATCAATCGTAAATAAGCTGTAGGCGATATGCTAACGTGCATTTCGAAGCGCTAGGCTGCGCTGTACAGGCCGACACTGAAGCAAATGTACACGCAGCTGGTCGAACCACGCGATTGtgatcttgatcatctGTTGAGAATATTCTTATCTTTCGTCTTTTGCTCGAAAAGAGCCAAcaatttcaaagtctcttgTTCCCGGCTACTTACAGCTGATTCGGCCACtttttgatgagctgcGGGCGTTTCGCTACGCTCAAGTTGCAAGCTCTTGCTGCCCTGCGCTTTGTCACCTTCTCGGTCGCTTCCTTCCCGTGGGACCCCAACCGCAGACTCGTCACCAATAGATACCTGCTCGACAGGCAGTTTGTCTGAAATAGTTGGGGGCATCTTGattttcatcctcttcacAGGCTTAAGAGGCCTAccatcgtcatcttcatcgtcagCAAACGATATTCTAACCTTGGCACCGCTCTTCAGAGACGGTTTCGGAGCGTCGGCCGCCTCCACCTTCTCTGCAGCCGGTAAATCGTCGAAGTAAGGAATCGTTACTTCAGCCTTGCGGACTGTCGCCGGGTACAAGAGCCTCCCGTCAGAACCTATCTCGCTTTCATCCACGATCTTGCGCAGCGTGTAAATGGAATCATCCACAACCTTGCCGATAACCACTTTCTGGTCTTCCTCAGACAGACGAACTAGGCTGATAAACCACCGTTCCCGAACACTGTCCCAACCAACTGAGCCCGTCCGCCATCGTATTCTGGCGTTATGCTCCGACCAAGTCTGACGCCCGTTTCCACCATCCTCAACCTTGGAG
This genomic interval carries:
- the BTS1 gene encoding farnesyltranstransferase (ancestral locus Anc_8.536), with translation MEVVKKLVSVPPAWDEASQKALLQPYDHIASKPGKNFRSKLIGVFNMIYGIPEGKIELVTRLVDILHNASLLIDDIEDNSQIRRGLTASHLIFGTPMTINTANYMYFGAMEILQDIARDDNVLLRDLMVIFNEEMINLHRGQGLDIYWRDSLPKIIPDDQMYFNMVMNKTGGLFRLTVRILERLTAAPLPFSLVPLSNLLGIIYQVRDDYKNLLDKQMIANKGLAEDISEGKLSFPIIHGLRYGQEKDDTTLLYILKLRTTDASLKHEAIDYLQNTSKSMDYAKRTIAELTALAKSKEYIPCQAYAEASAQLLNVVDYLSKL
- the DER1 gene encoding derlin (ancestral locus Anc_8.535); the encoded protein is MDAVLLNIIGSVPLVTKIWAIGCISLSLLTTTNVLDPAKTIYSFDLVFKKGHYERIVYSLFDYGQFDWASIFNIFMNINHLTVLENSFALKRRYCWIVTLMLVSIIAISSLEQPIPSLGIILHENLVYYQIRKNGDDLQFRLLGVFEVSPLMVRFYVDVMMLVVFRRSWLQVCMNFIPGHLLYYMDETVHDIYGIDLCKTPYDWWLDSRRQSAR
- a CDS encoding uncharacterized protein (ancestral locus Anc_8.534), whose translation is MELRKRKRVVYKPKARASKPAPVAASRPMAKVCELRALQRPRFCNGREGRDCSRDVSFYRDAKNDLERLVKLQEKLYYDDLKVPKLLGPSEECRMLKLPDDLRIYREISNDLSFLIDEISTERAASYTERLPPPCLVGDDANSIRKIAQMYSIDIRDISDSLQNSGCPSRLEIQSISRKLEKPLLIGRDTFRKWPSKPKKRDGKQAKFSKVPLLT
- the HTC1 gene encoding Htc1p (ancestral locus Anc_8.533); translated protein: MDWDQIKQLIASGQLDRLHRDDECARRYREHRRSLGKVDLSTYVLRKLQWSSEEIEFLNSDRYKTREQKIEACFSSRSLYSVTRNDFPYDFEPDVHHLLVWSKIGLPLYGDDSNGAGQDPETRNRIDEFFRFNLEERLQVSKADYCWFVNYSSLQSIRKISHVHLLVKTRDRELVEGGILGEPGLQPLLGIDGTEETQESCL
- the MIN7 gene encoding Min7p (ancestral locus Anc_8.532), with the translated sequence MAANTRLSLLYVSYLTLGMTLPFLLPAHMTQKVLNESHSTIYKGRSNPRCIFSRLI
- the MCM7 gene encoding DNA replication licensing factor MCM7 (ancestral locus Anc_8.531), which produces MSAALPSIQLAVDYGVLSTEIADFLQHYKQESAVREDGDGEAVGEGPKYIGMLQRVANRELDTVFIELDDIFEYQQRKFAEGSAGRSGGADLVAVIEENTSHMVELFCRGIDKLMPLPKKEIDYKDDVLDVILSQRRLRNERMVSERTNEIRNENFVDGSSVPSSNSEALRELVEEEAELFPAKLTRRYHLYFKPLSSRFAHHKKDVLSSSTPLSVRQVKGDYLGRLITVKGIVTRVSDVKPAVLVVAYTCDQCGYEVFQEVHSRTFTPLVDCTSKECSQNQTKGQLFMTTRASKFSAFQDCRIQELSQQVPMGHIPRSLPIHIDGPLVRSVLPGDIVDITGIFLPAPYTGFKALKAGLLTETYLEAQYIHQHKKKFASFDLSYGVQDRIAQLISEGDVYERMAKSIAPEIYGHLDVKKSLLLLLVGGVEKRVGDGMEIRGDINVCLMGDPGVAKSQLLKAIVKISPRGVYTTGKGSSGVGLTAAVMKDPVTDEMILEGGALVLADNGICCIDEFDKMDESDRTVIHEVMEQQTISISKAGINTTLNARTSILAAANPLYGRYNPRLSPLENINLPAALLSRFDVLFLLLDMPNREQDEKLAEHVAYVHMHNKQPDLDFTPIEPARMREYIAMAKTKRPVMSESVNKHLVQAYVRLRQDSKRELDSKFSFGQATPRTLLGIIRLSQALAKLRLADTVEIDDVEEALRLVKVSKESLYRDNRRRNQEEENPTTKIFNIIKKLAQESGNEFRQALPYETIVKTVRSRGFTMVQLNSCIQEYSYLNVWHLINDGTQLKFVDDGSFDEPSPEPPRVAQPASTNNQTEVRAVESDSEMQDA
- the RGL1 gene encoding Rgl1p (ancestral locus Anc_8.530); this translates as MTFPVISLKPSYNSVIRGCPGLPETLPRVECEFRVRSNDGKPFKIDKIEVALKCIESLNNQSHHSFSSKPKIEKTTVLYRKTIKMTEKRMLGIDIPFTIGLPDDIKETNLNSTFGRTVTVLECYAYYNGLEEPQSFSRTVNVEKYTLLPSSRLFPSIERRVYSPDKKFIVNYTVRNPCVTTDDVLHVDFELKPNAKLTNEGSAIASTPSIFNKKMKTRLKHAMVHLKEYLEVYDDGSGVNTGSGGVGNETRENLLCESVQPINELITRNGIKWSMDIKVFTKSKYFDEFERSLQEPPSLQRYAQNSVRTEQASSPKVTTELLKNKAGYGREIPFQYHTSITTTRGNLYRILHGITVKFKISNGKSFQINQSIDITPWEAVHLNTIEQLILQERETARYANQFYQNYGGLKRVPASTTLNNMKGHRIEYPPLPPVVYLHDHQTLKSLDIVYNSSTFTRIPLIE
- the VPS28 gene encoding ESCRT-I subunit protein VPS28 (ancestral locus Anc_8.529), translating into MNEIPLFDRDTGPKEKELVETLSEIYSIIITIDQVERLYIKDVIGDEQQYTNLINKLLVRYKTLIANNENDPEFKRMFGSSIHEFTDKYNIIASNGVIRLEKGIPMTTEHNDGTSGNGSNYNAKNVAEATGNFITIMDALKLNYRTKDQLHPLLAELLLSINRVGPAQGPAASGDDEAAAGFEKDKKKLVEWIVKINRMKIDQELDDQEAKELLFDLDVAYKNFYSLLN
- the CWC27 gene encoding putative peptidylprolyl isomerase CWC27 (ancestral locus Anc_8.528); this translates as MSEPQASAKVIIHTVKGRINVELWAREKPGHARRFLEACTRGLLTDGSLNEMSRSRDCIMFSKVEDGGNGRQTWSEHNARIRWRTGSVGWDSVRERWFISLVRLSEEDQKVVIGKVVDDSIYTLRKIVDESEIGSDGRLLYPATVRKAEVTIPYFDDLPAAEKVEAADAPKPSLKSGAKVRISFADDEDDDGRPLKPVKRMKIKMPPTISDKLPVEQVSIGDESAVGVPREGSDREGDKAQGSKSLQLERSETPAAHQKVAESAVSSREQETLKLLALFEQKTKDKNILNR